A single Vigna radiata var. radiata cultivar VC1973A chromosome 8, Vradiata_ver6, whole genome shotgun sequence DNA region contains:
- the LOC106771084 gene encoding eukaryotic translation initiation factor 6-2-like codes for MATRLQFENNCEVGVFSKLTNAYCLVAIGGSENFYSAFETELADAIPVIKTSIGGTRIVGRLCVGNKNGLLLPHTTTDQELQHLRNSLPDQVVVQRIEERLSALGNCIACNDHVALTHTDLDKETEEMIADVLGVEVFRQTIAGNILVGSYCAFSNRGGLVHPHTSIEDLDELSTLLQVPLVAGTVNRGSEVIAAGMTVNDWTAFCGSDTTATELSVIESVFKLREAQPSAIVDEMRKSLVDTYV; via the exons ATGGCAACTA GACTTCAGTTTGAGAATAATTGCGAAGTTGGAGTCTTCTCAAAACTTACCAATGCCTATTGTTTGGTTGCTATTGGAGGTTCTGAAAACTTCTACAG TGCATTTGAGACTGAGTTAGCAGATGCTATCCCCGTGATCAAGACCTCCATTGGTGGCACCCGAATAGTTGGTCGCCTTTGTGTCg GAAACAAGAATGGCCTTCTCTTGCCCCATACCACCACAGACCAAg AGCTTCAACATTTGAGAAATAGTCTACCTGATCAAGTTGTTGTTCAGCGTATAGAAGAAAGATTATCCGCACTTGGAAATTGTATAGCATGTAATGACCATGTGGCTCTCACCCATACTGATCTAGACAAG GAAACTGAGGAGATGATTGCAGATGTTCTTGGAGTAGAAGTTTTCAGGCAGACTATTGCGGGCAATATTCTTGTGGGCAGTTACTGTGCATTCTCGAACAGGGGTGGTTTG GTCCACCCTCATACTTCCATTGAAGACTTGGATGAACTTTCGACCCTTCTTCAGGTTCCTTTGGTTGCTGGGACTGTGAATCGTGGTAGTGAAGTGATAGCTGCTGGCATGACAGTAAATGATTGGACAGCATTTTGTGGTTCAGACACCACAGCAACGGAGCTCTCTGTAATTGAGAGTGTTTTCAAGTTGAGAGAAGCTCAACCTAGTGCCATTGTCGATGAGATGAGGAAATCACTGGTTGATACTTATGTCTAA